The Mya arenaria isolate MELC-2E11 chromosome 16, ASM2691426v1 genome includes a window with the following:
- the LOC128221012 gene encoding uncharacterized protein LOC128221012, with amino-acid sequence MLSVSYKDMEFKYLICLFFTTCRVSEVLSLTCFQCNSDTTQNCRDPFSSKGVKTIDCTGFCTKSILDGKRIARYCIPEYSVSDGDSCLTASTAMSFEELCLCNANLCNAAVLTSATWTIIDITAILFFNQIVYLM; translated from the exons ATGCTTAGTGTATCTTATAAAGACATGGaatttaaatacttaatttgtttgtttttcacaaCTTGCAGAG tgtcAGAGGTGCTGTCCTTGACCTGTTTCCAATGCAATTCTGATACCACGCAGAACTGTAGGGATCCATTCAGCTCAAAGGGAGTGAAAACCATTGATTGTACAGGGTTTTGCACGAAATCTATACTCGATGGGAAAA GAATCGCGAGGTATTGCATCCCAGAATACTCTGTATCTGACGGTGATTCTTGCCTAACGGCTTCCACCGCCATGTCTTTCGAGGAGTTGTGCTTGTGTAACGCCAACCTTTGCAATGCAGCCGTCTTGACATCAGCAACCTGGACTATCATTGACATAACAGCCATTTTGTTCTTCAATCAAATTGTATACTTGATGTAA